From one Halothece sp. PCC 7418 genomic stretch:
- the aroB gene encoding 3-dehydroquinate synthase, with translation MLSKIAVNLEKNSYQIAIAPNLLSKIGEYLKRLDIGNKIVVVSNSMIFDEYGNQLIEALKSAGFSVSYHIVPAGERHKTLLSVQKIYDTALENYLERSSTFIALGGGVIGDMTGFAAATWLRGINVIQVPTSLLAMVDAAIGGKTGVNHPQGKNLIGAFHQPKFVLIDPDVLKTLPSREFRAGMAEVIKYGVIWDQDLFQQLEAAERLDELDYLSLELLQTILTHSCQAKADVVSQDEKEGGIRAILNYGHTVGHAIESLTGYRLVNHGEAVAIGMVVAGKIAVKMGYWSEEESQRQDELITKAGLPKTVPHMLAIEDILETLKSDKKVKAGKVRFVLPESIGKITITDQVPPEIVGEVVKECQEKG, from the coding sequence ATGTTATCAAAAATAGCTGTCAATTTAGAAAAAAACTCTTATCAAATCGCGATCGCGCCGAATCTTTTAAGTAAAATTGGAGAGTATTTAAAACGCCTCGATATTGGCAATAAAATCGTTGTGGTTTCTAACTCAATGATTTTCGATGAATATGGAAACCAACTGATTGAGGCTTTAAAGTCGGCTGGTTTTTCGGTTTCTTATCATATTGTTCCTGCGGGAGAACGTCACAAAACCTTGCTTTCCGTGCAGAAAATTTATGATACCGCTTTAGAAAACTATTTAGAACGTTCCTCCACTTTTATTGCGTTAGGGGGAGGCGTTATTGGCGATATGACGGGGTTTGCTGCTGCCACCTGGTTAAGAGGCATTAATGTTATTCAAGTTCCTACATCTTTATTAGCGATGGTTGATGCAGCGATCGGTGGGAAAACAGGAGTCAATCATCCCCAAGGAAAAAACTTAATTGGGGCATTTCATCAACCGAAATTTGTATTAATTGATCCAGATGTTTTAAAAACCCTTCCTTCCCGAGAATTTCGCGCGGGAATGGCAGAAGTGATTAAATATGGCGTAATTTGGGATCAAGATTTATTCCAACAATTGGAAGCAGCAGAACGCCTTGATGAACTAGATTATTTAAGTCTAGAATTACTGCAAACGATTCTTACCCATTCCTGTCAAGCAAAAGCCGATGTCGTCAGTCAAGATGAAAAAGAAGGGGGAATTCGTGCCATATTAAACTACGGTCATACCGTGGGTCATGCCATTGAAAGTTTAACTGGATATCGTTTAGTGAATCATGGCGAAGCCGTTGCCATTGGTATGGTTGTTGCGGGAAAAATTGCAGTCAAAATGGGCTATTGGTCAGAGGAAGAAAGTCAGCGTCAAGACGAATTAATTACCAAAGCAGGACTCCCGAAAACAGTTCCCCATATGCTGGCAATTGAAGATATTTTAGAAACCTTGAAAAGCGATAAAAAAGTTAAAGCAGGGAAAGTTCGCTTTGTGTTACCAGAAAGTATTGGAAAAATAACCATTACTGATCAAGTTCCACCAG